Below is a window of Halobaculum lipolyticum DNA.
GGTCGCGTCGGTTACGCGGCGTCGTCGGCCGTCGCCTCGTCGCTCGCGCCGGCGCGGCGCTCCCGGGCGGCGACCGCGAACGCGATCGCCGCGCCGAGGAACGAGGCGTTGCGCAGGAACGCGTCCCGCTCTTCGGTCCGGCTCTCCTCGTCGTCTCGGTTCCAGAAGTCGTGCATCTGTGGCGTCACGCCCAGCATGAACGTCGCGATGGCGACGACGCCGAGGACGGGTGCCAGCCCCGCCGCGACGAGGACGCCGCCCACGAGCAGCAGGCCGCTGGCGGCCGGCACCAACAGCTCCGGCGCCGGCACGCCGACGGAGTCCGCGTACGCGACCATCTCGTCGCGGTCGCGGAGGTTCTCGTAGCCGTCCTTGGCGAACTTCGCGCCGAACGCGAGCCGTGCGAGGGCGAACAGGAGGCGAGTGATCACGGGGGAGCGTCCGGCCGCGACGGGGGAACAGTTTTCGGCCGTTTGGCTCCCGCGTCCGGGTGCTCCGACGGGGACACGGGGTGTGCGACACCGCCACAACGGGCGCGCGGAACGCACCATTTATACGAGCCACGGGAGAAGACGTGCGCACGACTATGCCGAGTTCGAACGGACCCCTTCACGGTACTCGTGGAAAGCTGTCGAACGACCCCCGCGACCGCGGCACCTCGCCGCCCCAGCGTGCGATCGCCGAGTTCGACGAGGGCCAGAAGGTCCACCTCAACATCGACCCCTCGGTCCCGGACGGGCGGTTCCACCCGCGCTTCAACGGGCACACCGGCACCGTTCTGGGCAAGCAGGGCGCCGCGTTCAAAGTCGAGATCGTCGACGGCGGCAAGGCCAAGACGATCATCGTCAAGCCCGCGCACCTGAAGGCCCAGACCGAGTGACGCGATGACGATCTTCAAGGAAAAGCTGTCCGAGGAGTACCTCACCGTCTCGCAGGCCAAGGAGCTGCTGAGCAAAGTCGAGGCCGAGCGCGCGACCGACGAGGACCGCGAGATGCGCTACGAGCTGGCGCGCGCGGTCGACCACGTCAACCGCTTCGCGTTCCTCGACCCCGACGAGTCGCTGGAACTCGTCGAGGAGCTGCTGGAGCTGGAGAAGGTGGACGAACCGCAGGCGTACAAGATCGCCGACCTGCTGCCGCGCGACCGGACGGAGGTCCGCGCGGTGTACGCACAGGAGCGGTACGCGCTCGACGGCGACGAACTGGACGCGGTGCTCGACGTCGTCGCCAAGTACGCGTAACCCGACGCGGCTCGCGCCCCGTCGACTCGGCGACCCCTGTCGGCGTCGTCGGAAGACGGCGACGGCGACGACCCTTTATCACCTCCGACGACCTATCGGCGCGCATGAACGACGAGCAGGACCCGGGTGCAGCCGACGGCCCGCCCGACACCACGACCGAGCAGGCGACGGAGACCACCGACGGCGACGCGGACACGGCGGCCACGAGCGAGCCGGCCGCCGTCCACGCGTACGTGCTGGAGTACCTCCCACACGGCCGCGCCGACGACGACCGCCCGCAGCACCGCCGTCCCGCGGTCGCGTACGGACTGGGCGAGCGAGACTTCCGGCTGTTCGAGTTCGAACTGACCGACGACGCGGAGTTCGGGATCGACGACCTCGTGCAGATCGAACCGGAGACGGCGCCGGGGATCAAGCGCGCCCGACGCGTCGGCTACGACGACCTCAACCGCGGCGCGCGCCAGGAGTTGGAGTACGTCGTCGAGGACATCGTCGAGTCGAACGAGCGACGCTTCGTCGACTTCTACAACGACGCCGAGCCGATCACCCTTCGGCTCCACCAGCTGAACCTCCTCCCCGGCATCGGGAAGAAGCTCCGCAACAACGTCCTCGACGCGCGCAAGCGCGGCCCGTTCGAGTCGTTCGCGGACGTGAGCGAGCGCGTCTCCGGACTCCACGACCCGAAGGAGACGCTCGTCGAGCGCGTCATGGAGGAGCTTCGCGACGACGACCTGAAGTACCGGATCTTCGTCGGCGTCGACGCGCCGACTGCGAACAAGACCTGAGGGCGTCCGGTTCCCCGTCCGCGACGGGACACACCGTCGATCCCGGATGGACGGGTTTACGGCCGCCCACCGCGAACGCCGGGCAATGACCGACGCTGCCCCCGAGTTCCGCGATCCGGACGACCTCCGGCGGCGCGCGGGCGTTCGCGGCGACCCCGACCGCGACCAACACTTCCTCGTCGACGACCGCGTACTCGACCGGCTCCCCGGCTACCTCCCCGAGGACGCCGACCGCTCGCACCTGCTGGAGATCGGCGGCGGGACGGGCGCGCTCACCGACCGCCTGCTCGCCGCCGGCGACCGCGTCACCGTCGTCGAGCGCGACCGCGACCTCGCCGCGTTCCTCCGCGAGGAGTTCGCCGACGAGGTCGCCGCCGGCGACCTCGATATCGTCGCGGGCGACGCCCTCGACGTCGACCTCCCCGAGTTCACCGCGTCCGTCTCGAACCTCCCGTACGGCGTCTCCTCGGCGGTGACGTTCCGCCTGCTCCCGCTCGGGAAGCCGCTCGTGTTGATGTTCCAGGCGGAGTTCGCCGACCGGATGGTCGCCGAG
It encodes the following:
- a CDS encoding DoxX family membrane protein — encoded protein: MITRLLFALARLAFGAKFAKDGYENLRDRDEMVAYADSVGVPAPELLVPAASGLLLVGGVLVAAGLAPVLGVVAIATFMLGVTPQMHDFWNRDDEESRTEERDAFLRNASFLGAAIAFAVAARERRAGASDEATADDAA
- a CDS encoding 50S ribosomal protein L21e, giving the protein MPSSNGPLHGTRGKLSNDPRDRGTSPPQRAIAEFDEGQKVHLNIDPSVPDGRFHPRFNGHTGTVLGKQGAAFKVEIVDGGKAKTIIVKPAHLKAQTE
- a CDS encoding RNA polymerase Rpb4 family protein, with amino-acid sequence MTIFKEKLSEEYLTVSQAKELLSKVEAERATDEDREMRYELARAVDHVNRFAFLDPDESLELVEELLELEKVDEPQAYKIADLLPRDRTEVRAVYAQERYALDGDELDAVLDVVAKYA
- a CDS encoding DUF655 domain-containing protein codes for the protein MNDEQDPGAADGPPDTTTEQATETTDGDADTAATSEPAAVHAYVLEYLPHGRADDDRPQHRRPAVAYGLGERDFRLFEFELTDDAEFGIDDLVQIEPETAPGIKRARRVGYDDLNRGARQELEYVVEDIVESNERRFVDFYNDAEPITLRLHQLNLLPGIGKKLRNNVLDARKRGPFESFADVSERVSGLHDPKETLVERVMEELRDDDLKYRIFVGVDAPTANKT
- a CDS encoding 16S ribosomal RNA methyltransferase A — translated: MTDAAPEFRDPDDLRRRAGVRGDPDRDQHFLVDDRVLDRLPGYLPEDADRSHLLEIGGGTGALTDRLLAAGDRVTVVERDRDLAAFLREEFADEVAAGDLDIVAGDALDVDLPEFTASVSNLPYGVSSAVTFRLLPLGKPLVLMFQAEFADRMVAEPGTSEYGRLSVSTQHYADVEVVERIPPEAFDPQPRVDSAVVRCVPRDPEYEVDDEAFFLRFVKALFTQRRKTVRNAIRNTAHISGLADPDAVVDAAAEDLLSKRPGDLSPAAFAALTELAVETSEVGPGQ